Genomic segment of Kibdelosporangium phytohabitans:
GGAGGGGTGCTGACGGAGTTCGCCGGCTGGCGGTGGATCTTCCTGATCAACATCCCGGTCGTGGTACTGGCCACCTGGTTGACAGCGAAAGTCGTGACAGAGTCCACGAACCCCCACGCCAAAGGTGTGGACATCCCAGGCGTCATCACGTTCACCGCAGGCGTGGCAGCGGTGACGTACGGCCTGATGGAAGCAGGCCAGAACGACTGGGGCTCAGCGAAAGTACTCGGCTGGCTCGGCGCGGGCCTGGTGATCCTCGTCGCGTTCGTGGTGCTGCAGGCCCGAAGCGCGAAGGCGATGCTGGACCTGGAACTGTTCCGGCAGCCGTCGTTCCCGGTGATCCTGTTGGCCGCCATGGCGTTCTCGTTCGCGGCGTTCGGCTACCTGCCGTTCATGTCGGTGTGGTTGCAGGAACGGCTCGGCCTGCGAGTTCTGACAGCGGGCCTGGTGATGTTGCCGATGAGCCTGTCGTCCTTCGTGATCGCGGGAACACTCAGCAGGCGCCTGCACTCGGTACCGTTCCGATACACGATCGGCATCGGACTCGGGATCGTCAGCGTCGGAGCGTTCCTGATGACAACCGGAGCCAGCTGGACGGTGACCCTGCCGGGGATGATCGCGACCGGCGTGGGAGTCGCCGTGACAGCACAGGCACTGCCAGGCGCGATCATGGCAACGGTTCCGCACCACCGGGCAGGAATGGCCTCCGGTGCTCTGAACACGTGCCGGCAGCTCGGATTCGCACTGGGTGTCGCCGTCCTCGGCACAGTTCTGAGTCACGCGACGACGTTCGAGAACGGCCTCGAATCGTCCTACGTGGTCGCCGGGATCGTCGGAACGATCGCGGCCGTGCTCGCACTCGTGTTCATCAGCGCACGCAATGCCGTTGGTAACAAAAAGATCGAACAACCCGTGCAGGCAAAGACATAGGACCGTTGCCATCACGCTCACCTGCACACGAGGTTCGCGCTGCCATGCGGCGATCACAGTTGTGCTCGCGCCTGTGTTCATCAACGTACGCGACACCGTTGGTGACACGACGGTCGAGCGGTCTGTCAGGCGAAGGTAGAAGGCCGACGCTATCGCGCCTGTCTGCACAGGAGGGTTTGTGCTGTCACGCTATTCCGTCGACTATGCCGAGGTTGAGGAGGTCCTGTGGGCGCAGGTGCAGCTGGTCGGCCAGGTCGGTGGCCTCGTTTTGATCGCGCTTCAGGATGGCTGCTGCGAGTTCCGGTGCTATCACTGAGAAGTAGGCGTCCGGGGTGATCCAGGTCCGGCCTGCGCCGGCCATGGCGAGTGCGCCACCGGAGCCGCCTTCGCCGATCACCAGTGTGGTCACGGGGATCTGGGTCGCGGCTATCGCGGTGAACACGCTCGAGATCGCCGCGGCCAGACCGGCTGCCTCCTCGGTGGGGTTGTTGGCGGCGCCGGGAGTGTCGATCAATGTCAGGACTGGGATACCGAGACGGTCGGCCATTGTGATCAACCGGCTGACCGTCCGGTATCCGGCTGCCCTGGTGGCTGTTCCCGCCTGGGCCGCGAACGCGATCGATCGGCCGCCGCGCCATCCGATCCCGCACAGCACGCCGGGGTCGACACCACCGGCGCGGTCGCCGCTGATCAGCCGGTACGTGTCGAAGTAGGCGTCCAGGTACGCCGCGGCGCGCGGCCTGCGTGGATCACGTGCGCGGCTGACTGCCTCCCAGCCGTTGGCCGGAAGGTCCGCGTTGCCAAGGGCTTTCGGCACGTCCGCGGGCTCGGGTGCACCGCCGGTCAGCAGCTCGAGCCACGTCGACAAGGCGTCCGGCAGCGACTCGGGCGTCACCACCTCGTCGACCTGCCCGGCCGCGAACTGGCCTGTCGCCGTGAACGCCGGGTGGTCGGCGTCCTCGGCCGACCGGACTCGGCGGCCACCGAAGGCCACCTGGGCACCGCCGGTGGCCAGGATGACGTCCGCGCTCGCGCCGAGCGACGCCCACACCCCGCCGGTCGTGGGATTGCGCAGCACGGTGACGTGCGGGATCCCGCTCTCCTGGTTCAGGTGGCACTCCCGCGCCACCCGTTGCAACTGCAGCAGCGCGAACATCCCTTCCTGCATGCGGCTGCCGCCCGTCGCCAGCAACGACACCACCGGGATCGCGTGCGCGCGTGCCGTGGACAGCGCGTGCACCAGACGGCCACCGGTCGCGGTGCCGACCGAGCCGCCGAGGAAGCGGAAGTCGAACTCGATCAGCATCACGTCGATGTCGCCGATCAGCGCCTGGCCGTACGTCACCGACTCCTCTGCGCCGGTCACCGCTCGCGCCCGCGCTCTGGCTTGCTCGTACCCCGGCCAGTTCAGCGGGTCACTGGCTGAGGGCACGTTTGGTCACCTTGCCCATGTCGTTGCGCGGCAAGGCGTCCAGGAACCGGACTACTCGTGGCCGCTTGTGCGGCGTGAGCAGCCGGGCCACGTGGTCGATCAGGTCCTGCTCGTCGGGCCGGTCACCGGCGGGCACGATCCAGGCGACGATCCGCTCGCCGAGGTCGTCGTCCGGCTCGCCCGTCACCGCCACTTCAGCCACCTGCGGGTGTTCCAGGAGTACGTTCTCGATCTCGCCCGCGCCGATCTTGTAGCCGCCGCTCTTGATCAGGTCGGTGGCCCGGCGGCCGACGATCCTGACGTACCCGTCCGGGTCGACAGTGGCCACGTCCCCGGTGCGGAACCAGCCGTCCCGGAACGCTTCCGCGGTCGCGTCCGGGCGGTTGAGGTACTCGAGGAACAGGTTCGGCCCACGCACCTCGATCTCGCCGATCTCGCCGTCCGGCAACCGAACGCCCCGTTCGTCCACGATCCGCAGGTCGACGCCGTCCACCGGCGGGCCGACCGTGCCCGGCCTGCGTTCGCCACCGGCGCGGACACTGCAGTTCATGAGCGTCTCGCTCATCCCGTAGCGCTCCACGATCCGCTGACCGGTCGCCTTGAAGATGCGGTCGTGGTCGCTCGCGGGCAACGCGGCCGAGCCGGACACCAGCAGCCTGGCTTTCCCGACCGCCTGGGCCAGCGCGGGATCGGCCTCGGCATCGGCGGCCAGCCGGTGGTACATCGTCGGGACGCCGAACATCATCGTGGCGTCACCGCCGAGTTCGCGTGCGGCAGCCTCGGAGGAGAACTTGCCCAGGTGCCGCACGGATCCGCCGCGGCGCAACGGCCCGACGATTCCGATGATCAAGCCGTGCACGTGGAACAGCGGCAGCCCGTGCACCAGGATGTCCTCCGACGTCCACTCCCACGCCGTCGCGAGGGCGTCCACATTGGACATGACCGCCCGGCGAGGCAGGACGACACCCTTCGGCGGTCCTGTGGTGCCGGAGGTGTACACGATGAACGCGGGCGCCGTGTCGGCGATGTCCACGTCGGGCAGCGGCGCGGAGGCGGTGACGTCGATGTCGGCCTCGCGCAGGATCACATCCGGTGAGCTGTCCGAAAGGATGTGCTCCAGTTCGCGCTCGCCGACCTTCGGGTTGATCGGCACGACGGGGACTCCGGCAACCAGGGCGCCGATCACGGCCACCGCGGTCTGGACGGTCGGCGTCGCCCATACGGCGACTCGTTCCTTGCCCTTGATCTGCGCGGCGACGGCTCCCGCCGCGCCCGCCAGTTGCCGGTAGGTCAGATCCACGTCGCCGAAGCGCAGCGCTGGGCGGTCGGCAGCCCGGGTCAGCTCACCAAACATGCACGCCACTATGCCGGGGCCAGACGGGATCGGCCCAGAGTGGAATCAGCTCAGTGTGGCGAGCGACACCTCCCACAGCCGTTCGGCCGCCGCCGGGTCCAGCGCGTACGACGCGATGCCCTCGAAATCGCCGTCCTGCACACGCGGCTTGGCCTCAGCGCAGTCCTCGAAGTGCTTCCCGCCGACGCCCTCCAAGTCCGGCGATGTGGCGACATAGATGGACGTTGCCGCGCCCTGGGCCGTCGTCTTGCGGAAGGCCGACCCGCGGACTTCGTCGCGCATCCGGTTCAGGTCCTCCTGCACGACGTGCCGCTGGAGGTTGGTCACGATCGACCCCGGGTGCAACGCGTTGACGAAGATCCCGGCGTCGGCCCAGCGCCGCGTGGCCTCGACGGCGAACAGGATGTTGGCCGTCTTGGACTGGCCATAGCCGAGGAACGGGGTGTACACGCGCTCCCGGAAGTGGATGTCCTCGAAGATGACCGGCGAGAAAAGGTGCCCAGTCGAGGCCACGGACGCGATCCGCGCGCCGCCGGCCGCGGCGAACGACGGGTACAGGCCGGTGGCCAGCGCGAAGTGGCCGAGGTGGTTGGTGGCGAACTGCAGCTCCCAGCCCTCCGGCGTGCGGGTCAGCGGTGGGGCCATCACGCCCGCGTTGTTGATCAGCAGGTGCAGCGGCCCTTCCCAGGCGGCCGTGAACGCCCGCACCGAGGCCTGGTCGGCGAGGTCGAGCTGGGCGACTTGGACTTTGGCGCCGTTGGTCTCGTGGATCCGGTCGGCGGCCTGCCTGCCCGCGTCGACGTTGCGGACAGCGATGGTCACATCGGCTCCCGCGCCCGCGAGCACACGCGCGGTGTCGACGCCGATCCCGGACGCGCCGCCGGTGACGATCGCCCGCTTGCCGGACAGGTCGATACCGGCGATGACCTCGTCGGCAGTGGTGGTCTGGTCGAAAGCCATGGTCGTTGTGTCCTTGCCGGTAGAATCGAAACGGAGGGACCTCCGTTATGACTCCAGATTATCCGGAGGGACCTCCGTTTGCAACCCAGATGGGAGGACTTGTGTCGTCGCGACCCCTGCGCGTGGACGCGCAGCGCAACAAGGACCGGCTGGTCGAGGTGGCCGCGCAGGCGTTCTCGCACGACGGCGCCGAGACGACGCTCGAGTCGATCGCGAAGGCGGCCGGAGTGGGCATCGGCACGCTCTACCGGCACTTCCCGACCAGGGAAGCGCTCGTGGACGCGGTGTACCGCAACGAACTGACCAGGCTGACGGACGCGGTCGGCAGGCTGCTGGCCACGATGGAACCGGACGCGGCACTGCGGGCCTGGATGGACCACTTCATCGAGTACATGACCGCGAAACAAGGCATGGGCGACGCGCTGAAAGCGCTGATCGCGTCCGGCGGGACGCCGTACTCGGAAACCAGGCAGCGCCTGACGGGCGCGCTGAAGCTGCTGCTCGACGCGAGCGTCGCAGCCGGGAAGATCCGGCAGGACATCAGCCCGTGGGACATGGTGGTGGCCATGAGCGGGATCGCGATGGCCGGGTACCAGAGCGAACACGAGCAGGTCGGGCGGCTGCTCGACCTGCTCATGGACGGCCTGCGCCACCGGGCGTAGCGCCGCGCCCGGATTCGATCCCGGGCGCGATCCGACCGACCTACCAGGTGAGCACGGACAGGTGCGGCTCCAGTTCACGCAGCAGCGCGTGCTTGGGCCGTGCGCCGACCATGGAGTGCACCAGTTCACCGCCCCGGTAGAGGTTCAACGTCGGCGCGGCCATGATCCGCTGGGAGCGGGCGGTGTCGACCTCCGCGTCCAGGTCGACCTTGACGATCTCGGCGACGTCGGCGAGTTCGGTCGCCAGTTCGGCGAGCACCGGGGCGAGCATCCGGCACGGCGGGCACCACGTGGCCCAGAAGTAGACGAGCACTGGGCGGTCCGCGTCCGCCAGGTGCCGGGTGAATGTCGTGTCGGTCAGTTCGAGCATGGTCGTTTCCCCTCCGGGACCGGGATGGTGTCCAGATGCGCGGCGAGCCGGTCACGGATGGCGCTCAGGCGGGTGATGCCTTCGTTGAGCTCGGCGAGCTTGCGGCGGTAGACCTCGATCGACGCCGGGCAGACGTCCCCCGCGGAGTGCCCCGCGCGCAGGCAGTCGACGAACGGGCGTGTCTCCTCCAGCGCGAAGCCGATCTCCAGCAGCGACCTGATCTCCTGGACCAGCCGCAGGTCGCTCTCGTCGTACTCGCGGTGCCCGTTGGCAGCTCGCCGGGCGGTCAGCAGGCCCTGCGCCTCGTAGTAGCGCAACGACCGTGTGCTCGTGCCCGCGCGTTGGGCCAGCTCTCCGATCCGCATCATGCGTCCACGCTAGGCCTTGACACCGGCGTCAAGTCCAGCTTGCGTACTCTTGGTCAGTGCTCGTTCTCGCCCTTGACACCGCCACGCCCGCGGTGACCGCTGGTGTCGTCGACTTCGACCACGAAGGCCTCGCACGCACGCTGGCGAGCCGGGTCACGGTCGACGCCCGTGCGCACGGCGAGTTGCTGACGCCGCACAGCAAGGAGGCGCTCGCCGAGGCCGGACTGGGCTTCGCCGACCTGGACGCCATCGTGTGCGGCTCCGGCCCCGGCCCGTTCACGGGACTGCGCGCGGGCATGGTCACCGCCGCCGCCCTCGGCCAGGCGCTCGGCAAGCCGGTCTACCCGGTCTGCACGCTCGACGCCATCGCCGCCGACTTCCCCGAGGTGCACGAGCTGCTCGTGGTCACCGACGCCCGCCGCAAGGAGGCGTACTGGGCGCGGTACCGCGACGGCCACCGCGTCGAAGGCCCTGACGTGCGCAAACCCGCTGAGCTCGAGGACGTGCAAGCCGATCTCGTGGTGGGCGCCGAGGTGCTGGCGCGGGCCGTCGAGCCCGTCTCGCCGACGCCGACCGGGCTGGTCATGGCCGCCGCGCCGCTGTTCGGCACCACGCCGCCGCCGTTGACCCCGTTGTACCTGCGCAGGCCGGACGCGGTGGAACCCGGCGCGCGCAAGCGGGTGAGCCGGGCGTGACTGTCCGACTCGAACCACTGCGCGACGAGGACCTGCCCCGCTGCGCGGAGCTGGAGAAGGCGCTGTTCCCCGGCGAGGATCCGTGGAGCGTGCGGGCTTTCCAGTTCGAGCTGGAGAACGGCAACCACTACGTCGGCGCGCACGTCGAGCCGGACGGTCTCGTCGGTTACGCGGGCATCGCCATGCTCGGCAGTCCCGGCCACTACGAAGGCGAGATCCACACGATCGGCGTCGACCCCGGCCACCAGGGCAAGGGGATCGGCAAGGCGCTGCTGCGGGACCTGCTCGACCACGCCGACAAGGCGCACGCGCCGGTGTTCCTGGAGGTGCGGACCGACAACGTGCCCGCCATCAGGCTCTACGAGACGCACGGCTTCGAACAGATCGGGCTGCGCAGGCGGTACTACCAGCCGTCCGGCGCGGACGCGTACACCATGGCCAGGCCGGGGAGGACCAGTGAGTGACAAGATAGTTCTCGGCATCGAGAGCTCGTGCGACGAGACCGGCGTCGGCATCGTCCGGCTCGCCGGCGACGGCGGCATGACCCTGCTGGCCGACCAGGTGGCGTCCAGTGTGGACCAGCACGCCCGGTTCGGCGGCGTGGTGCCGGAAGTCGCCAGCCGCGCACACCTGGAAGCCATGGTGCCCACCATGGAGCGGGCGCTCGACGAGTCAGGTCTTTCGCTGTCCAATGTGGATGCCATCGCGGTCACGTGCGGCCCCGGGCTCGCCGGTGCGCTGCTCGTCGGCGTGTCAGCCGCGAAGGCGTACGCCGCCGCGCTGGATGTGCCGCTGTACGGCGTGAACCACCTCGCTGGGCACGTCGCCGCGGACACCCTGCAGCATGGACCGTTGCCGCCGGAATGCCTGGCGCTGCTGGTTTCCGGCGGTCACACGCAGTTGCTGAAGGTCGAGGACCTGGCAGGCAAGATCACCGAGGTCGGCTCGACCATCGACGACGCCGCCGGTGAGGCCTACGACAAGGTCGCCAGGATCATCGGCCTGCCCTACCCCGGCGGCCCGCCCATCGACAAGGCAGCCAGGCAGGGCGACCCGAACGCGATCAAGTTCCCGCGCGGGCTGACCGGCCCGCGTGATCCCAAGTTCGACTTCTCGTTCTCCGGCCTGAAGACGGCGGTCGCCCGTTGGGTCGAAGCCCGTGAGGCGGAGGGGAAGCCGATCCCGGTCGAGGACGTCTGCGCGTCGTTCCAGGAATCCGTCGCCGACGTGCTGACGGCCAAGGCGGTCAGGGCGGCCAAGGAGCTCGGCATCGGGACGCTGGTCATTTCCGGTGGTGTCGCGGCGAATTCGCGGTTGTCCGAGCTGGCTCGCGAGCGTTGCGACCAAGCCGGGATCGAGTTGCGCGTGCCTCGGCCCCGGCTGTGCACCGACAACGGCGCCATGATCGCCGCGGTGGGCGCTCATGTCGTCGCTGCCGGTGTCCGTCCTTCATCTCTCGAACTGCCAACGGATCCTGGGCTGCCCGTCGACGTGGTGCACGTCTAGGGTCTGTATCGAAGTCCCTAGCGCGAGAACGACGGCT
This window contains:
- a CDS encoding MerR family transcriptional regulator is translated as MRIGELAQRAGTSTRSLRYYEAQGLLTARRAANGHREYDESDLRLVQEIRSLLEIGFALEETRPFVDCLRAGHSAGDVCPASIEVYRRKLAELNEGITRLSAIRDRLAAHLDTIPVPEGKRPCSN
- a CDS encoding carboxyl transferase domain-containing protein; its protein translation is MPSASDPLNWPGYEQARARARAVTGAEESVTYGQALIGDIDVMLIEFDFRFLGGSVGTATGGRLVHALSTARAHAIPVVSLLATGGSRMQEGMFALLQLQRVARECHLNQESGIPHVTVLRNPTTGGVWASLGASADVILATGGAQVAFGGRRVRSAEDADHPAFTATGQFAAGQVDEVVTPESLPDALSTWLELLTGGAPEPADVPKALGNADLPANGWEAVSRARDPRRPRAAAYLDAYFDTYRLISGDRAGGVDPGVLCGIGWRGGRSIAFAAQAGTATRAAGYRTVSRLITMADRLGIPVLTLIDTPGAANNPTEEAAGLAAAISSVFTAIAATQIPVTTLVIGEGGSGGALAMAGAGRTWITPDAYFSVIAPELAAAILKRDQNEATDLADQLHLRPQDLLNLGIVDGIA
- a CDS encoding thioredoxin family protein codes for the protein MLELTDTTFTRHLADADRPVLVYFWATWCPPCRMLAPVLAELATELADVAEIVKVDLDAEVDTARSQRIMAAPTLNLYRGGELVHSMVGARPKHALLRELEPHLSVLTW
- the tsaD gene encoding tRNA (adenosine(37)-N6)-threonylcarbamoyltransferase complex transferase subunit TsaD → MSDKIVLGIESSCDETGVGIVRLAGDGGMTLLADQVASSVDQHARFGGVVPEVASRAHLEAMVPTMERALDESGLSLSNVDAIAVTCGPGLAGALLVGVSAAKAYAAALDVPLYGVNHLAGHVAADTLQHGPLPPECLALLVSGGHTQLLKVEDLAGKITEVGSTIDDAAGEAYDKVARIIGLPYPGGPPIDKAARQGDPNAIKFPRGLTGPRDPKFDFSFSGLKTAVARWVEAREAEGKPIPVEDVCASFQESVADVLTAKAVRAAKELGIGTLVISGGVAANSRLSELARERCDQAGIELRVPRPRLCTDNGAMIAAVGAHVVAAGVRPSSLELPTDPGLPVDVVHV
- a CDS encoding MFS transporter → MNVENRHNAAGNGDEGTGAQILSGERKCPEEIDMGKWSPLLAVCLGGFILLVDVTIVTVALPDMAGDLKASLTGMQWVVDAYALALAAIVLASGALADQIGRKRTYLGSLVVFGAASLACGVAPTIEVLVVARAVQGIGGAAMMATTMAILNVVYHGRDRGIALGIWGVVAGVASALGPVFGGVLTEFAGWRWIFLINIPVVVLATWLTAKVVTESTNPHAKGVDIPGVITFTAGVAAVTYGLMEAGQNDWGSAKVLGWLGAGLVILVAFVVLQARSAKAMLDLELFRQPSFPVILLAAMAFSFAAFGYLPFMSVWLQERLGLRVLTAGLVMLPMSLSSFVIAGTLSRRLHSVPFRYTIGIGLGIVSVGAFLMTTGASWTVTLPGMIATGVGVAVTAQALPGAIMATVPHHRAGMASGALNTCRQLGFALGVAVLGTVLSHATTFENGLESSYVVAGIVGTIAAVLALVFISARNAVGNKKIEQPVQAKT
- the rimI gene encoding ribosomal protein S18-alanine N-acetyltransferase; its protein translation is MTVRLEPLRDEDLPRCAELEKALFPGEDPWSVRAFQFELENGNHYVGAHVEPDGLVGYAGIAMLGSPGHYEGEIHTIGVDPGHQGKGIGKALLRDLLDHADKAHAPVFLEVRTDNVPAIRLYETHGFEQIGLRRRYYQPSGADAYTMARPGRTSE
- the tsaB gene encoding tRNA (adenosine(37)-N6)-threonylcarbamoyltransferase complex dimerization subunit type 1 TsaB, with translation MLVLALDTATPAVTAGVVDFDHEGLARTLASRVTVDARAHGELLTPHSKEALAEAGLGFADLDAIVCGSGPGPFTGLRAGMVTAAALGQALGKPVYPVCTLDAIAADFPEVHELLVVTDARRKEAYWARYRDGHRVEGPDVRKPAELEDVQADLVVGAEVLARAVEPVSPTPTGLVMAAAPLFGTTPPPLTPLYLRRPDAVEPGARKRVSRA
- a CDS encoding TetR/AcrR family transcriptional regulator; the protein is MSSRPLRVDAQRNKDRLVEVAAQAFSHDGAETTLESIAKAAGVGIGTLYRHFPTREALVDAVYRNELTRLTDAVGRLLATMEPDAALRAWMDHFIEYMTAKQGMGDALKALIASGGTPYSETRQRLTGALKLLLDASVAAGKIRQDISPWDMVVAMSGIAMAGYQSEHEQVGRLLDLLMDGLRHRA
- a CDS encoding SDR family NAD(P)-dependent oxidoreductase → MAFDQTTTADEVIAGIDLSGKRAIVTGGASGIGVDTARVLAGAGADVTIAVRNVDAGRQAADRIHETNGAKVQVAQLDLADQASVRAFTAAWEGPLHLLINNAGVMAPPLTRTPEGWELQFATNHLGHFALATGLYPSFAAAGGARIASVASTGHLFSPVIFEDIHFRERVYTPFLGYGQSKTANILFAVEATRRWADAGIFVNALHPGSIVTNLQRHVVQEDLNRMRDEVRGSAFRKTTAQGAATSIYVATSPDLEGVGGKHFEDCAEAKPRVQDGDFEGIASYALDPAAAERLWEVSLATLS
- a CDS encoding acyl-CoA synthetase; translation: MFGELTRAADRPALRFGDVDLTYRQLAGAAGAVAAQIKGKERVAVWATPTVQTAVAVIGALVAGVPVVPINPKVGERELEHILSDSSPDVILREADIDVTASAPLPDVDIADTAPAFIVYTSGTTGPPKGVVLPRRAVMSNVDALATAWEWTSEDILVHGLPLFHVHGLIIGIVGPLRRGGSVRHLGKFSSEAAARELGGDATMMFGVPTMYHRLAADAEADPALAQAVGKARLLVSGSAALPASDHDRIFKATGQRIVERYGMSETLMNCSVRAGGERRPGTVGPPVDGVDLRIVDERGVRLPDGEIGEIEVRGPNLFLEYLNRPDATAEAFRDGWFRTGDVATVDPDGYVRIVGRRATDLIKSGGYKIGAGEIENVLLEHPQVAEVAVTGEPDDDLGERIVAWIVPAGDRPDEQDLIDHVARLLTPHKRPRVVRFLDALPRNDMGKVTKRALSQ